GTAACCTGGCAGCGTGTAGACGCCCATGCGCCAGTCGTTCACGTACGACTCTTCCAGGATCTTGACGAGGCTGGACACGTCGTCTAAATATTTCAGCTGGTCGTTCTCCATGAGCACCGTGGCGTTGCGCTCCCGGAAATCCGGGATCTTCGGGATGTCGATGAGAACATAGCCGGGTTCGATGCCCGCCATGCGGGCGATCTCGCGCTCGATCTCCTTGTGGATCTTCGTGTAGCGGACGATACTCTTGTCCACAGAATCGAAACCCACGTACAGTGCCCGCTTGAATAAGTTCCTCGAGTTCAGGCGGCCGATCATTTCGGCGGAATATTTGTTATAGTGCCGCATGCGCTCGTTCAGCTCGCAATCGTCCATCAGCTGCAGCTCGAACGCGTTCACGTCGCCCTCGGTGATGGCGGCGTCCAGCCCATGGGCGAACATTGAGCCGGCGATGCGCCCGACGTGGTGGTCATAGACGGACGGGTACATAAGGAATCGCGACATAAGCAGCGATTCGGCCGACTTGAGGCCCCGGTAATACAGGACAATATTGTTATCGTAGAAGCGGATGTTCCGCAGCAGGTGCTCATAGTCGACGATGCCGTAGGCGACACCCGTATAATAGGAATCCCGGATGAGGTAGTCCATCCGGTCCACGTCCAGCGAGCCCGTGATGATCTGCCCGATCTTCGTCTTTCCCTGGATATGGCTGGATACGGCCGACGGCTTAATGCCGTACTCGCCTAATATTGAGGCGATCTCGTCGCTCTCCAGTAAAAATAAGACGTCGTCGTGCCTGCGCCGCGTGTATTCCTCGATGATGTCCTCGCTGTCGTGGGAGTACGGGCCGTGGCCGATATCGTGCAATAATGCCGCTATCTCGATCTCCCGGCGCTCTTCCTCCGAGAGTTCCGAGCCCAGGCGGCTGGCTAAATAGTATGTGCCCAGCGAGTGCTCGAACCTGGTGTGGTTGGCTCCCGGGTAGACGAGGTTCGTCCAGCCGAGCTGCTTTACGTTCCTCAGGCGCTGCACGATGCGCGTATCGAGCAGCTTCTCGATGTATGGCGCGATCTCAATATAGCCGTGGATAGGGTCTCTAATCGGGCTCATATAGACGCTCTTATCATTGGTTTTTAATAACTTTAAGTGGTCGGCGCGGACGATAAACTTGCGCGTTTCTGCATTAGATAAACGCCCGGTAACATTTAAATAGCTAATGGGGCGCCTGCACGACAAACGCCTAAAAAAGAATCATACGCCGAAGGCCATGACCAGGTTGAAGCCGAATAGCAATACTGAGAATATGGCTCCGACCATGCCCATGGCCATGCCCAGCCTCTCGGATTTCTGGTAGACGTACAGGCAGGCGCCGCACAGCAGCGTGCATACTACCGCCTTGACGGCGATGAGCGCACCCCATCCCGCCGCGCTGAACGACGCGAGGGCGATGGGGTTGATCTCATTATACAGAATGCCATGCGAGCCGACGTATGTGATCGCCACGTCTCCTATCCCCCAGACGATCACAAAGAAAGCTAGCAGGCTAAGCAACACTTTCCCGTATCTTATATTTCGTCCCCCTGATAGCTTGCCGGCACAGGCGGGTGTGGATTGATCCCGGCCAGACATGCTATTATTTAATAATATTAATTTTTTAAGCTATAAGCCTTTCTTTAATAATTCTGGCATTGTCGGTAAAAAACCATACATCTCTCATTTTTACGTTAAAGGGTCCATGGGGTGGAGAAAGCCCGCGAGCTTTAACTTTGGGAGCTATCACTAAATGCCTTCTAAATCCTTATTATTGAATGACGCCTAGATAGGTCATGCTATGTTATCCATCTTATCGGGCGGCACCGGCACCCCTAAACTGCTGAGGGGCTTCAAGGACAGCGAGGACATCTCGGTCATCGTGAACACGGCGGAGGACGTCTGGGTCAGCGGCAATAAGGTTACGCCCGACGTCGACTCGGTCATGTATACTATTGCGGGCATCATCGACGATAAGAAGTGGTGGGGAATTAATGGCGACACGTTCAATACTTTTAAAGCGCTCGAAGAAATGGGCTTCTTCGAGGAGATCATGCTGGGCGACAGGGACCGGGCCACGTGCATCTACCGCACGGGCATGCTCAACAACGGCGATACGCTGACCGAAGCGACGAGGGACCTGTGCAACGTCTTTCGGATCAGGACGAACGTACTACCGATGAGCGAATACGACATCACGTCGGTCATCAGCACACCCCTGGGCGATATGCACTTCCAGGACTTCTGGGTGGGCATGCACGGCGAGCCCGATGTTTCCGCCGTCCGACTGCTCGGGCAGCTCATGCCGACGCCAGAGGTCATGGACGCCCTGAACGCCTCGGATAACATCTTTATAGGGCCGAGTAATCCTATTACGAGCATCGGGCCTATTTTATCTTTAGAAGGCGTGCGGGAGACTCTGCAGATCAAGTTCGTCATCGCCGTCAGCCCCTTCATCGGCGACCAGCCCGTCAGCGGCCCGGCCGCAAAGCTCATGAAGGCAAAGGGGCTGGAACCCTCCACTAAGGGCGTGGCCGAGTTTTACGCGGACATCGCGGACATCCTCATCGTGGACGAGCGCGATAGGACCGACCTTTCCGGCTATGACTTCGAGGTCGATCATTTCGATACGCTCATGACGAGCGTCGAGAAAAGCAAGGCGCTTGCCGACTTCATGCTGAGCAAGTGCGTATAGCTCCTATTCTTTTTACTCTATTTCGCCCTGTATCGTTATCGTTTTCTCACTCACCGGGATCTTCTTTCCCGACCGTTCCAGCGCCCGGTCAACGACATAGCGCACGCCGCCGCAGCAGGGGACTTCCATGTGGGCGACCATGATCGATTTAATGATATGGCGGGTAAAAATCTCGGCCAGTTTCTCGACGTATCCGTCGATATCCGTATCAAGCTTAGGGCAAAAGATGATCAGGATCCGGTCGCGAAGGAGCCCGGAGTGGAATCCAGCATAGGCGAACGGGACGCAATCGGCCGAGATCAGCAAGTCGGCATCGTCAAAATACGTGGCCGCCGGGTTCAGGAGCTGGAGCTGGACCGGCCATTGCCGGAGCTCGGATTCGGCTTTCTCAGGCGGCTTATGGCCCCGTGCCGACGGCTTTCGCTGAATGCTCCTGGCCGCGGATCCCGGGCATGCCGCAAAAGGCGAGTGGCCGGCGTGCATATCGCCGGGAATTCGTATCTTATGCTCCTTCAGGTATTCGACCGCCTGCTTATACAGGCCCGTCTGCCCGTGGCCGGCGAGATGCTCGAGATGGGCCCTTATGACTGGCCCGCCCTGCCGCACGATGTTCTCCATTACCTTCTTTTCATCATAGGGCTCGGCCTCGCGCTCGATGACATGGATCGCACCCTGGGGGCAGGTCCCGATACAGGCGCCCAGGCCGTCGCAGAAAAGATCACTGATCAGCCGCGCCTTTCCATCGATGAGCTGAATGGCCCCCTCGGGGCAGTCCGGGATGCACTCCCCGCATCCCGTGCATTTATTTTCGTCGATACTGATGATTTTCCGCTTCACAATTATTTCGTATGCTTACGAACTTAAAATGTTTCCGGTCAATATATTCGGCCCGCCCTGTCAAGCTTTTTATACTCGCCCGAACATTTTATGACCATGCCGAAGTTCGCCGTCGTCGTCTGCCCACATTGTAAGAGCGCCTTCATCATGGAGCCTGGCCACAGGACGGTTACATGCCGGAGCTGCAATAAGAGGCTCGAAGCGGCGCGCTTGAAGGTCTTTTTCGCCTCGGACGACTTCAAGGAAGCCCAGGCGGCCCGGGGCTCGGTCGTGGCCGCCATATCGGGCGACTCGGCCGCCTTCGAGGAGGCCGCACGGCATTTAAACAAAGACGTCATGGAGCGCATCGGCGAAGACGTCCAGGAGCAGCGCTATCAGGAGGATAAGCGTCGCGTCAATGAAAAAATGGAGGAAGCGGCCCTTAAAACGAAAAAGAAAGGCCAGCAGGCTATCCTCCGGGAAACGTTCGAGGAGCTGGCAGAAAAGGGCGACGTCGAGGTCGAGGAGTACTGGCGTAAGGTCTCGTTCAGCGGCATCGACCGCCTGAAGTTCGACCGGTGGGTCGATAAGATGGTCGAGACCGGCATCGCATATTCGCCAAAATACGGCTATCTGAGGAAATGCTGAACTTATTCTTTTTTAATAAAAATCTTGAGTCTCTTACATCGATTTAATAAACTTTGTAATCGAGAATTTTTACATAGCTTCAGCAATCCGTGTTTGTGTCACGATGGTTTGCTGCTTTTTAAGGCACAAGGGTGACGGAGGCACTATTTTCACCACAAAGGCACGGTGACGCTAAGATTCACAAAGTTTTTTTTATAATTAAGTTACAAAGATCACAAAGCCGGTTCATTGGCGATAAGGACACAAAGACACAGTGGAATGAACAAGAGCACTTTTTGCCCCTGCGCCTTCATATCCTGTATCTTATAAGTTCAAAAAGCATTCTCCGTGCCCTTTGTAACTTAATCTAAAAAAAGACTTTGTGGGCCTCCGTGCTCTTCGTGCCTCTGTGGTGAAAATAGTGTCCTCCGTCACCGTTGTGCCTTAAAAGCAGCAAACCATCGTGACACAATCACGGAACCACTGGCCTCTATGGTGAAAAATAGTGCCTTCATACAATCTGAGACTTAAAAGGCATATTAACACATTAAAAATAGCTTATATCAGGCGCTTATAGCTCGGCGCCGATGATGGTCTGGGTCGACGTGACCATCTCATTTTCCCGGATCGCGTCCACGGTCTTATTGATCTCGGACAGGCTGCCCACGTCGATGATAGTGATAAAGTCGTACTCCCCGAAAACGTGGAAGACGTCCCTGATGCCCGTGATCTTCTTGAGCTCATTATAGACGGCCTTTTCTTCTCCCGGTATGACCTTGATCATCGTGACTCCGATTACCATAATAACACAGATGCTAAGATAGCCGCTGAATTATTTAGATTTAACCATCATTTAGATTTAACCATCTGAAAAAAATTGGGCCTCAGGGGGTTAAAATACCCTCCATGCCGGGCCCGCAGGCGAGGCGCATCCGGTTGAGCTCCATTTCCACCTCTTCTATTGTACGGCCATGCTCCCGCCTGAATGCCGCCTCGTCATTCCAGTGCCTGACCTTCTGGCTCTTCCACTCCTCGAGCATCGTATCACTCCGGTCCAAAACTATCGTGGACATTAATTACATCCTCAAAAACGGTTAAAATCATATGTAATAAATATAACAACAGGAGCACGCTAGCGATTTATCAATATATTATAGCCATATGATTTCACGCCGAATAAAATTGAGAATGCGCCTCGAAGTCACTATAAATGATCCGGAGAACCGTGAGTAAGCTTTAATAATAACGACCGTATTATGCCTCAGGTAGCCAGAAGGATGATAATCGTGGAAGAAGAGTCCAGGTCGTTACCGACGAAAGATAATTTCAGCGAATGGTACAACGAGCTGCTAATGATGGCGCAGGTCATGGACGTGCGCTACCCCATCAAGGGCATCTACGTCTGGTACCCGTTCGGCTTTTCTATCCGCAAGAAGGTCTACAACATGCTGCGGGCGCTCATGGACGTCGACCACCAGGAGTGCTACTTCCCGATGCTCATCCCAAAGCCGGAGCTATTAAAAGAATCGGAGCACATCAAAGGCTTCGAGGACGAGGTCTACTGGGTCACACATGGCGGGCTGACACCGCTCGAGATACCCCTGGCCTTACGGCCCACGAGCGAGACGGCCATCTATCCGATGTATAAGCTCTGGATCCGGTCACACGCGGACCTCCCCCTAAAATTATACCAGATCGTCAACACGTTCCGGTATGAGACGAAGCAGACCCGCCCCCTCATAAGGCTGCGCGAGATAACGTCCTTTAAGGAGGCACATACGGCACACGCTACCTGGGAGGATGCCGAAAAGCAGATCCATGAGGCAATGGACCTGTACAGCGACTTCTTCACGAAGCTCTCCGTGCCCTTCGTCATAAACAAGAGGCCGGACTGGGATAAGTTCCCGGGCGCCGACTATACCATGGCCTTCGACACGCTCATGCCCAACGGCAGGTCTCTGCAGGTCGGGACCGTCCACCACCTGGGCACGAAGTTCGCGAAGACGTATGAGATCACGTACGAGGACGAAAAAGGCGAGCGCCAGTTCGTGAACCAGACCTGCTATGGCATCTCCGAGAGGTGCATCGCCGCGGTCATCGGCATCCACGGCGACAACAAAGGCCTCGTGTTGCCCCCGAACGCGTCCCCGACTCAGGTCGTCATAATCCCCATCGTATTCAAGACGGGCGGCGAGGAAGTCCTGGAAGTCTGCAAGAAAGTCAAAGTCATCCTCAATGATGCCGGTATTACGGCTGTCCTGGACGACTCGAACGAGCGCCCCGGCGCCAAGTATTATAGATGGGAAATGAAGGGGGTGCCCTTCCGCATCGAGATCGGTCCGAGGGACATCAAGAACAACGCGGTCATGCTGGTCCGCCGGGACGGCGTCAAGCAGTCCATTTCCATGGATGGCCTCCCCCAGACCGTGCAGAACAAGCTTATGGACTTCCAGGCAGAGCTATTAAAGAAGGCCTCGGGCTTCATGTGGTCCCGCATCAAGGACTGCGCCACGCTGGAAGAGGCTAAATCGCAGATCGAGTCGGGCTTCGCCCGCATGTCCTGGTGCGGCGAGAAGGCCTGCGGCCTGGAGATGGAGAACGCCACAGGCGGCAAGCTACTGGGCGAGCCACGGGGCATGGCCGGCAGAGGCGTTTGCCCCGTATGTGGAAAGCCTGCGGGCAGGGTCGTGCTGCTGGCGAAGTCCTACTGATGCGGCGCCTTGAAATTATTTTCTTATATTAAGGAAATGTCGCATAATTGTTCGATATTAAACGAATGATTGCCAGGAAAAAAATTATTATTTTTTAAGTAAAATAAATTAAAAAGCTCTTTTTGGGAACATATTTTCGATAACGAATGATATTTTTTTGGTTTTTGTTCATTAACCTACAATTTTTTTTCGTGGACACAGAAAACCATATATACACTAATGATGACTTATCTATTGACCGGAAGCTAAACAGGCAAATGGCTTCCTGTACATCTCTATAAAAGAAAAGGGGGCCTTTGATGAAGGCAACTAAATTCGCTAAATATTCACTACAGATAATAATTGTGGGAATGCTCCTGCTTGCGTTCCTGCCGATAGCGCCGGCGAGCGCTCTACACAACAATGTGATCGGCATCGTCGATTCTGAAACGATAAACTGGGTAGCCACATACCAGCCAAATTCCGATGGCTCCAATGGGGCTCAGCCCGCCGGGACCGTGAGCGGCAACGGTGTCATCACCATCACGAACAACGGCCCGATCACGTTAAACGACGTGGCGATCGTATTTAATGCGGGCTCGACCACTGCATCCAGCTGGACGCTAGGCACAAGCACTGCCACAGCGACGATTACCCCGGGCTCCGGTATTGTAACGGTGAACGTGAAGGCATTTGCACCTGGTACGAACGTCGTCGTTAACTATCCGATACCATCCGGCCTGACGTCTCCCATTACTTTCACTACTACATACTCGCAAAACCGGATCACGGACAGCACGAGCAGCTTCGTGGACGTGACCCTGACGGCTAATGCGAACGGTGTAGCGGTCAACCCGACGATCACGATCACGCCGGCCGACAGCACGACGCATGGAACACCTGGAACGCCTGACTGGACGCTTACGTCCTCATCGTCCGGTGTTTCGAAGAGCGGCAATAACCTTATCTGGACACCCGGCAGCATAAGCGCGGGCAGCAACTCTCAGATAGTCTTCCGGGCGACCGTGCTGGATACGGGTGCATTGGACGACGGCTCTAACCAGATCGCACTCTTCGACATGGCGACGTCTTCGGTCACTTATACGCTCACCAGCAACACGCAGAGCGTTGCCGGTGTCGGCGTCAATTCCGTAACGGGCATGACCACTGAAGTCAGCTCGAAGATCGATAAGCAGCAGCTAAACGGCCAGTGGGTATTTACTCCTGCAGTATCGGTGCCGAGCTCGGGCACGGACCTCAGCTATGAGCTTGATTCGGTAAGCGAATGGGCCGTTCAGACTGACCTTACCACATCTTTAGGTACGAACACAATAAGCTCTTCACATAACAACGGCGAAACCTGGCCGGCCATATTCGACAAGACGACCGGCTGGACTGGCGCGGGAGCCAATGAGCTGTTACAATTCGCATATAATGGCATACCCGTCGGGTTCATGAAGCCTACGATGAAGGTCTATGATGACCCGTCCCACACGCAGTTCCCCCGGAGCTATTCAGATGGAAGCGGAACTGTCACCCTATTAAAGAAAATATATGTGATCAGCGGCTATGATGTCCAGGTCACCAAGACGATCACGCCCGTGAGCGGCAATGAATACCTGATAACCATCACCGCCCAGAACATCGGCACGAAAATAACGCCGGCACATGTATACGTTTATGATATTGTGCCGTCGGCATTCTACTCGACCGCTTCCCCGGTGAGCCCATTCAGCTTTAGCGATATGCCGACTGGCCCGACCGGTGTCACCGGCGGCGAGGCATACTATTGGGACCTCGGGCAGTTAGCTGCATACGGTAACTCCGGCGATACAAAGGTAATTACCTACCACGTGCTAGGCTCGGGGACTTATACCGCCGCGGACCTCTACGTGGTCGGTGTCGACCCGGCGCAGTCGCTGAACCTGCAGACCACGCCTATCCTGCAGAACATGTCCACCATGGCCAACGCTAACTTCGAGTCGTTAGCGGCCCTGGGTGCGGCAGGCCTGCTCGTCATCGGCATGGTCGGTACGGCCAGAAGGAAACAATAAAACGAAAAAAGAGGACATGAAGGCCCGGTGATAAAGGGGATAAATTCCCCTTTATCATAATTTATTTAACTAAACAGGGCTTTTTCATAAGGGGGTAACAAGATGTCCGGACGGTCAAATAGGCTAACATATTTACTTATAGTTTTATCAATATTATGCGCATTACTTTTAGCCTCAGCCCCCGCCGTCCAGGCAGCTTCGCAGCCCCTCGTCGTCGTGGAAGTCTTCAAGGAAGACAGGGTCAGCCTCGATATCGGCGCCACGACACACGTGACCAGGACCGTAATTATACAGAACGAGATCAATAAATCCATCGTCCCGGGCATGATCACGCTAGTCCTGCAAAAGCAGACGCCCGATAAGATCGGCCCCGTAGCAATACCGTTCACCAGCCATATCGTTCCGCTGAACGTCACCAACGCGAAGGCGCATCTCGGCGACGGGACCGTAATAAGCGACGTCCGGGTGAGCGAGTCGGAGAACTCGACGACCATACAGTATGGCGCCTGGGTGCCCATCGAGCCGGGACAGAGCCTGACGGTCGTTCTGGAATACGACTCTCCGGACATGGTGGAACAGGGCTTGCTATTCAGCTCGGTGCAGTACCCGTTCACGTCCTCGAGCATCCCGGTCGAGAAGGCCGTCGTGGAAGCTTCCGTGCCGGGCAGCCATGTTACCTATTCCAGCGAAACGCCCACGGTCTCGAATGGCCTCTATACCTGGGTCAAGGACGACCCCGGCATGGAGCCCTGGAGCGTCTCGTTCGAGTATTCGATATTGCCATTACCCCTATTGCCGATCAGCGGCGGTGCCCTGCTCTGGGGCATCATATTATTGCTCTGCCTAATCTGGGTAGTATGGACATATACACGGCCTCGAAAAAGGCCCTGACCGCCGGATACTGAGGGGGCTCATAATGTACATAAAAACTATAACCACGCTGGCGATAACCGCAATCGTGCTGTTAGCGGCCGTCGGCGTACCGAACGTCCTCGCCGATGAGCTGGCATCCCCGCAGCCGATAGCGAACGCGAGCCATATCGTGCTCGCCCTGGGCAATCATACTTATTATCCTGATGATGTTGTATCGATATACGTTCACGATGCTGCCGACCCCCTGGTAAGCATTGTAGATCCTCTAAATAACACCTACAGCATTCCCCTGACGGGCGTCAATAATAGCTCGTTCATGGGCGAATAT
Above is a window of Methanocella sp. DNA encoding:
- a CDS encoding HD domain-containing protein, translating into MSPIRDPIHGYIEIAPYIEKLLDTRIVQRLRNVKQLGWTNLVYPGANHTRFEHSLGTYYLASRLGSELSEEERREIEIAALLHDIGHGPYSHDSEDIIEEYTRRRHDDVLFLLESDEIASILGEYGIKPSAVSSHIQGKTKIGQIITGSLDVDRMDYLIRDSYYTGVAYGIVDYEHLLRNIRFYDNNIVLYYRGLKSAESLLMSRFLMYPSVYDHHVGRIAGSMFAHGLDAAITEGDVNAFELQLMDDCELNERMRHYNKYSAEMIGRLNSRNLFKRALYVGFDSVDKSIVRYTKIHKEIEREIARMAGIEPGYVLIDIPKIPDFRERNATVLMENDQLKYLDDVSSLVKILEESYVNDWRMGVYTLPGYREKVGRIAREYFNVEKVPKQSKLEVV
- the cofD gene encoding 2-phospho-L-lactate transferase, which codes for MLSILSGGTGTPKLLRGFKDSEDISVIVNTAEDVWVSGNKVTPDVDSVMYTIAGIIDDKKWWGINGDTFNTFKALEEMGFFEEIMLGDRDRATCIYRTGMLNNGDTLTEATRDLCNVFRIRTNVLPMSEYDITSVISTPLGDMHFQDFWVGMHGEPDVSAVRLLGQLMPTPEVMDALNASDNIFIGPSNPITSIGPILSLEGVRETLQIKFVIAVSPFIGDQPVSGPAAKLMKAKGLEPSTKGVAEFYADIADILIVDERDRTDLSGYDFEVDHFDTLMTSVEKSKALADFMLSKCV
- a CDS encoding ATP-binding protein; amino-acid sequence: MKRKIISIDENKCTGCGECIPDCPEGAIQLIDGKARLISDLFCDGLGACIGTCPQGAIHVIEREAEPYDEKKVMENIVRQGGPVIRAHLEHLAGHGQTGLYKQAVEYLKEHKIRIPGDMHAGHSPFAACPGSAARSIQRKPSARGHKPPEKAESELRQWPVQLQLLNPAATYFDDADLLISADCVPFAYAGFHSGLLRDRILIIFCPKLDTDIDGYVEKLAEIFTRHIIKSIMVAHMEVPCCGGVRYVVDRALERSGKKIPVSEKTITIQGEIE
- a CDS encoding DUF5817 domain-containing protein, yielding MTMPKFAVVVCPHCKSAFIMEPGHRTVTCRSCNKRLEAARLKVFFASDDFKEAQAARGSVVAAISGDSAAFEEAARHLNKDVMERIGEDVQEQRYQEDKRRVNEKMEEAALKTKKKGQQAILRETFEELAEKGDVEVEEYWRKVSFSGIDRLKFDRWVDKMVETGIAYSPKYGYLRKC
- a CDS encoding Lrp/AsnC ligand binding domain-containing protein, encoding MVIGVTMIKVIPGEEKAVYNELKKITGIRDVFHVFGEYDFITIIDVGSLSEINKTVDAIRENEMVTSTQTIIGAEL
- the proS gene encoding proline--tRNA ligase, with translation MPQVARRMIIVEEESRSLPTKDNFSEWYNELLMMAQVMDVRYPIKGIYVWYPFGFSIRKKVYNMLRALMDVDHQECYFPMLIPKPELLKESEHIKGFEDEVYWVTHGGLTPLEIPLALRPTSETAIYPMYKLWIRSHADLPLKLYQIVNTFRYETKQTRPLIRLREITSFKEAHTAHATWEDAEKQIHEAMDLYSDFFTKLSVPFVINKRPDWDKFPGADYTMAFDTLMPNGRSLQVGTVHHLGTKFAKTYEITYEDEKGERQFVNQTCYGISERCIAAVIGIHGDNKGLVLPPNASPTQVVIIPIVFKTGGEEVLEVCKKVKVILNDAGITAVLDDSNERPGAKYYRWEMKGVPFRIEIGPRDIKNNAVMLVRRDGVKQSISMDGLPQTVQNKLMDFQAELLKKASGFMWSRIKDCATLEEAKSQIESGFARMSWCGEKACGLEMENATGGKLLGEPRGMAGRGVCPVCGKPAGRVVLLAKSY